The window AGCGTGCTCCGCGATGTCCTCCAGCAGCGAGTCGGCTCCAGCCCCGGCCAAGATCTCGTTGGTGATGTCACGCAGAGCGCGGAGCCATCGCTCTCGAGTGCGTGCCTCTTCATAGAGCAACGCATTGGCGATGGCGACGCCCGCCTGTGTGGCGAGCACAATCAGGGACTCCTGGTCCTCGGCGCTGAACTCGTGGGCGCCGCGCTTCTCGGCCAGGTAGATGTTGCCGAACACCCGGCCCATCGCCTGGACGGGCGCGCCGAGGAACGAGTGCATCGGCGGGTGATTCGGCGGGAACCCAACCGATCGTGGATGGTCCCCGATGTTCCGGATGCGGACCGGATGCGGTTCATGGATGAGCAACCCGAGCACGCCCCGGCCACGGGGCAGGGCGCCGATCAGCCGCCTCTCCTCATCCGAGAGCCCGGTGGTGATGAACTCCCTCAGCGTGCCCCCCTCTCCAAGCACACCCAGAGCCCCATAGCGGGCGTCCGTGACCTGGGCGGCGATGTCGACGATCCTCTGGAGCACGATCGGCAGCGACAGCTCAGAAGCCAGCGTGAGCCCGGCTTCGAGCAGCATGTCTTTGCGGTCGCGACCGGCCATGGCAGTGGGAATCTACCCCAGTGAATGAGCGTGGCGCTTGGACGGTTAGGCTTAGACCAAGCACGAGCGATCGGAGACCCGATCGTCGTCGATCCGGCGAGCGGGAAAAAGGAGTGACGTGGACGAGGCAATCGACTTCGAGCTATCCGACCAAGACGGCAAGAGTTGGCACCTCGCCGATCACCTTGCCCGTGGACCCGTCCTGCTCGTCTTCTACCGCGGTGATTGGTGACCCTACTGCAACGGGCAGTTGGCCTCGTACGCAAGAACCTGGGACCGCTTCGTCAATGAGGGCGTGAGCCTCGCCGGCATCTCGGTCGATCCGGTCGAGAACAACCGCGCGATGGTCGACAAGCTGCTGTTGCCGTTTCCGCTGCTCAGTGATCCCGAGGGTCGCGTGATCAAGGCATGGGGCGTGTGGACCGATGGCGAGGGCGGCATCGCCAGGCCGTCGATCTTTGCAGTCCGAAGTGACGGCCGCGTGGCGTGGAGATACGTCGGCAACGATTACGCCGACCGGCCGGCTGACGACGAGTTGCTCGATTCCGTTCGCGGAGGTGACTGACATGGCGCGCGGAGACCGACCTCTGCCGTTGGAGCAGTTGGAGCCGTATATGAGAGGGGCCAAGTTCGCGGTCCTCGCATTGAGCCGGCGCCATAAGGAACACGACCCGGACATCGTCGATGACGCCGCACGCTACTTTGAGATGGCCGAGCGCTACCGCCAGGCGGCAATCGCGACTTTCCGGGCCCGGCGCGAGCGAGGCGGAACCGGCTGAGACCCCGGATCAGCGATAGAGAAGCTCTCCCCACTGCTCGCCGTCGAGGTTGAGGTCGAGGTGCTTCAAGGGACCCAGCCCGCGCACCGTGAGGCCGAAGCGCGACGGCAACCGGGCCGCCGCCCTGCGATCGATCAGGAACCGGGCGCCGCCTTCCAGGGTGCCGGTCACGAACTCCCTGGGATCATCCTTTGGCGACAGCCCGCGGACGCTCACCTGGCAGATCTTGCCGCCTCCGCAGCACCGATGGACGTCATATGCGATGACCCGCGGCTCGGCTGAGGGGTGCGATTTCAGCCATTCACGCGCGCTGGCGTCGGCCTCGAGCTGAAAGCCCCTGATCGCAGCCATGACGTCATTATCCCGCGACCGGCTCGATTGTGACGCCGTGCCAGAACGCAACTCGGTCCTTGATCCGATCGGCGGCCGCGCTGGGTTTGGGGTAGTACCACGCAGCGTCTCGATTGACCCTGTCGCCCACGACGACGTCGTGATAGCTAGCGACACCCTTCCAGTGGCAGGTCGTGTGGGTCGTGCTCGGTCGAAGATTCTCAGCGCGCACGTCAGCGCGCGGGAAGTAGTGATTGCCCTCGACGACAACCGTATCGGCGCTCTCGGCCAGGACCGCGCCATTCCAGGTGGCGCGATAAAGCCTCGCCGCCGGCGGCTGGGACCTTGGAGAGATGAGCCGGCTCAGGAATGCCATGAGGCCAGCCTATGTCGCCAACGATACACACCATGTGACGCGGATCACATTTCGTCCTACGCGTTGACCGTGTGCGGGATGACGTGATGGTGTTCCTGCAGGTACTGGCGAATGTCGAGCAGAGCGGCGATGCCCTCACCGACGGCGGCGCCCAGCTGTTTGGTTGAGCCGGCTCTCACGTCCCCGGCACTGAAGACGCCTGTCATCGACGTGCGGTGCTCCTGGGTGACCACGAAACCCCAACGGTCGAGCTCCACCGCGCCTTCGAGGAAGCCGGTGTTGGGATCGAGCCCGATGAACACAAAGGCGGCCGCCGGATTCCAGTGGTGTTCGGCTCCGGTGGCGCGATCACGCGCCACCACCTCTTTCAACTTGGGTTCGCCCTTGAGCTCGACCACCTGCGTGTTGGTGTGGACCGTAAACCGCGGATGCGACCGCACCTTGTCTTGCAGCAGCTTGGAGGCCTTCAGCTCGGGGGCGAATTCGACGATGCGGATCCGCTTGGCGAACTGGCTGAGGAACAACCCCTCCTCCAGCCCCGAGTTGCCGCCGCCGACCACGAGCAGCTCCTCCGCGCCTTTGTAGAAAGGGCCGTCGCACGTGGCGCAGAAATGGACGCCGGCGCCGATCAGGCCTTCCTCCCCGGGGACGCCCAGCTTGCGATACGAGGATCCGGTGGCGAGCAGAGCCGCATGTGCGCAGACCTGCTGGCCGTTGCTCAGCCGAAGCAGCACATCGCCTTCCTCCGGGGCGATCCCCTCCACGCCCACCGCCGCCACGAGCTCGATCCCATAGCGTCGCGCCTGCGCGACGAACCGGTCCGCCAGCTCCGCGCCTCCGATTCCCTCCGGGAATCCGGGGTAGTTCTCGATGCGCTCGGTCACGCCGGCCTGCCCGCCCAGCGCGCTGCGGTCGATGATGACGGCGTCGATGCCCTCGCGGGCGGCGTAAATGGCCGCTGCCAGGCCGGCTGGACCACCGCCGACGATGGCGAGGTCGTAGAACTCGCGGTCGGCCTCGAGCTTCAGCCCGAGCTTGCGCGCAAGCTCCTCGTCTGAGGGCTCGAGCAGATGGCCGCCGTCCGGGAACACGATCGTGGGAATGGTGCGGCCGCCGTTCTGCAGTTCCTCGACCCAACGCAGACCTTCGGCGTCGTCATCGATGTCGATCCACTGGTAGGGCACCCGGTGCTCGGCGAGGAATCTCTTGGAGCGCTTGCAGTCGGGGCACCACGGCGCCCCATACACCTTGATGTCCGCCATTCATCAACTCCTTGCGATGCGAAATGGTGACCGCCGGGACCGGATCGAGGCGAGCCGCGTGCTCAATCATCGGAGATGTGAATCAGCCGGCGAAGGCGCTCAGGATCGCGGACCAGGATGCGGCGCCCGCGCAGCTCGACAATGCCCTTTTTCGACCAGGCGGAAAGGGTTCTGGAGACCGATTCTCTGGTCGTGATGGCGATCTTCGCCATCTCCTCGCGGCCCAGGACCGGCAACAGCTGGCCCTCCGGCAACCTCTCGGCGGCGCCCAGCATGTCCACGACGAGGCGGGCGAGCCGGCTGTCGACCGGCTCTCGGGCCAGGCCCTCGATGGTCCGCTCGAGACGGAACATCTGCTTGGCCATGGCCATCATCACCTTGGCCATCAACAAAGGATGGCGAGCGAGGATGGCCAGGAAGTCCGGGGCGCCCGCCTCACAGACATAGATATCGTCGAGCGCCTCGGCGCTCAGATCCTCGTTGCCGCCGCCGAACAGAGCGCTCAGCCCGAACAGCTGACCGGGCTCGAGCATGGCCGTCGTGACGTCCTCTCCCTCCGACGAAAGGCGGTAGAGGCGGACGTGACCGGCCTTCAGCAGGTAGACGCGGTCGGGGGTACCTTCGAAGACCGTCTCGTGGGCGCGGCAGTGACGCATCTTCAGCTCTCGTGAGATCTGCTCGACTTCGGCCTCGCTCATCTGTTCGAAGAGGTTGAGCCGCCGCATGAAGCCGAGCTTGTCGCCCATGCCGACCAGCGTACTGGTCCTCCCTGTCGGTGCCGGCTGCATGCCTACCAAGGATCCATGGTGCGGTCACGGCCAACCGTGATGCGCATCACGGAAGACCACCTGGGACCGGTCTGATGCTGGGGACATCACAGGCCCTCAGGGCAAGGAGGACGTATCAAGATGTCGCAGGAGTCGGGCACCCGGACGGTGCTCAAGTGGGTTCTGCCCGGCCTCATCGCCGGGCTGGTCTTCGCCATGTGGGCGATGGTGGTCGGGCTGTTCACGAGCACGCTCTGGGCGCCGCCACAAGGCATCGCGCAATCGATCGGGATCGGGTCGCCCGGTCATAACCTTCAGCTGGTGCCGCTGCTCGCCGGCCTGATGGGCCACATGATGAACTCGGTCGTGATCGGTGCCGTCTTCATCGCCATCGCCCGAGCGATCCGTCTTCACGGTCCCGCCGCCGTGGTCGGTGGCATGGCGTACGGAGTCATCGTCTACGCGGCCATGTACTGGGTTCTGCTTCGGGGCGTGTTGAGCGGGACCAGTGGTTCGTTCCTCTCGGCCAACCCCGAGTGGTCGTGGGTGGTCGCCCACCTGATGTTCGGAGTCGTGCTCGGCGCGCTGGCCGCATACGGCCCCCTGCGCACTCTTCGCTACCAGGCGGCGCGGCCGTCTGTGGCCGCATAGCCGCTGACGCACTGGCGGGATCGGTCACGGCCGATCCCGCCTTTCCACGGTCACGGCGGCCTGATCCAGGGCCAGCAAGGGCGCCGAGCACCTAAGGTCGAGAGCGGAATGCATGTCTGGCTGCCGCTGGCCGCTATGGCGCTTGTCGCCTGGTCGCTGCAGCGGCTTTTGAGCAAGATCGCGCTCAAGACCCTGACGACGGCGAAGTTTTACTTGCTCAGCGCGACGATCTCGCTGTTCGTGTATCTACCCTACCTGCTGTTCCACCCGCCCGCCGCGAGCGAGCTGCTCCCCGCGCTGGGCCTCGCCTGTCTCATGGCGGTCACCTTCTGGGTGACGACCGAGGCCATCCGCCGTGGACCCCTGGGAGTCGTCTCCCCTGTCACCGCTCTGAGCCCGGCACTGACCGCCGCGCTCGCCATCGGACTGATCGGCGAGCGCCCCGGCTGGCTCGCCTACGCAGGGATCGCAATCGCGCCGGCCGGGGTCGCGCTGCTCAGCGCGCCCGGCGGCAAGACGGACGTGGAGAAGCCGGGATGGATGGCGCTGGCGATTGCATCGCTCGTGCTGCAGGGGCTGGGAGCCTTCGTCGCCAAGTTGGTCGTGACGCCCGCCGGTCCCTCCGCCTTGCTGCTGATGGGCGCCGGTGTGCAGGTGCTCGTCGGACTCGCACTGGCGCCTCCTTGGCGGTGGACGCTACAGGAGCTCAGCGGCCGGCCGGCCCTCTACACCGTGTTCGCGTACTCGATCGCCGGCATCGCTACGATCGGATACCTTTCAGCCTTGGCCTCAGGCCCGGCCGCCGTAGTCGTTCCGCTCGTTTCCACCAGCCCCGCCCTGGCCGGAATCCTCGGGGTGGTGCTGCTCAAGGAGAGGCTGAGGCGCCGGCAGCTCGCCGGCCTCCTTGTGGCGCTGGTCGGCGCCGCGCTGCTGGCCGGCGAAGGCTGATCGGCGTCGCGCATTCGGGCTTGGATCCCGGAAGGTTATGGAGCGCCTCAAGCCGACCGTGATGCCCGTCACGGTGCCACCCAGCTCGACCTCATAAGCTAAGCCCCATGGCCGACGTGGTCGTCTCGGGGGTGAAGAAGGACGCCGACCACGTCTTCTTGGAGCTCACACGAAGCATCTGTCCCACCTGCCGGAGGGTCATCGATGCCCAGGTGCTGCTGCGCTCCGGAAAAGTCTTCATGCGCAAGCGCTGCCCCGAGCATGGGACCTTCGAGGCGCTCGTCTACGGCGACTCGGATGCTTATGTCCGGCTCGCGCGCTTCAACAAACCGGGGACCATCCCCCTGGCCTTCAACGCCGAGGTCCGCGAAGGCTGCCCGCACGACTGCGGCCTCTGTCCGGAGCATCAGCAGCACACCTGCCTCGGCATCATCGAGGTCAACAGCGCCTGCAACATGAGCTGCCCGCTGTGCTTCGCCAACGCCGGGCACGGTTTCAACCTGACGCTCGCCGAGGTGGAGGAGATCCTCGACAACCTCGTGCGGACCGAGGGCGCCCCCGAGGTGGTGCAGTTCTCGGGCGGCGAACCAAGCATCCATCCCCAGATCGTGGAGATGCTGCGCGCGGCCAAGGAGCGGCCCATCCGGAATGTCATGCTGAACACCAACGGCAAGCGGATCGCCCGCGACGACCGCTTCCTGGCCGAGCTGGCCGAGATCAGGCCGGCGATCTACTTCCAGTTCGACGGCTTCGAAGAGCGGACCTATGAGGCGCTGCGCGGGGAAGCCGGCATCCTGCCCGAGAAACTGAGAGCGCTCGACCGCCTGGCCGAAGCCCGCTGTCCGGTCGTGCTCGTCCCGGCGGTCGAGCGGGGGGTGAACGAACACGAGGTCGGCCGGATCGTCGAATTCGCCATCGCCCACCCGGCGGTCTTCGGCGTCAACTTCCAGCCCGCCTTCCATGCGGGACGCCACCTCGACCACGACCCCAATTGCCGCCTCACCATCCCGGACATCCTGCGGGGCCTGGAGGAGCAGACCAAAGGTCTCTTCAAGATCTCGGATTTCGTGCCGGTGCCCTGCTGTTTTCCGACCTGCAACTCGGTCACCTACGCCGTGGTCGAGGGCGACAAGGTGACTCCCATCACCCGCCTGCTCGACGTGGACGACTACCTCGACTACATCGCCAACCGGGTCCTTCCCGACGAGCAGGCGATCCGCCAGGCTCTGGAGGGACTCTGGAGCAGCTCCGCCGTTCCTGGCGGGGACAGGGCCGCCCAGAATTTCGCCACCGCCTGCGCGGCCTGCGGCCTGCCCGGCGCCGGCTGGGAGGATGTCCGGGAGCGGATGTTCATGGTCATGCTCCAGGACTTCATGGACCCCTGGACCTTCAACCAGAAGAACGTGATGAAGTGCTGCAAGGAGATCCTGCTCCCCGGCGGCCATCAGATCCCCTTCTGCGCCTACAACAACGTCGGCTACCGCGAGCAGGCGCGCGCCCAGCTGGCGGAGCGCGAGCGTGGGAGGCGGCAAGCAGCCCGCCGCGGGATGGCTTTCGAGCCGGCGCCGATCAGGTTCGACTTCAGTTCGGAGCGGTCCACATGAACGAGGGCGTTCGTATGGTCGAAGCCAGGGAGCTCAAGGCCTGCTGCGCGCAGCTGTACTCCAACGACTGGGTCCGGACCCTGGCCGGCGAATCGCTGCATCCTGGCGGCCTCGAGCTGACCCGGCGCCTGGGCCGTCTTCTCGGCCTCGGCCCGGGCCGGGCGCTGCTCGACGTGGCCTGCGGCTACGGCAGCTCGGCTTTATGGCTCGCCGGCGAACTCGACTGCGAGGTGACGGGCGTGGATTACGCGCAGCCGAGCATCGCCACGGCACGGCGTGAGGCCGCTGCAAGCGCGGTGCCGGCGCGGGCGCGCTTCCTGTCCGCGGATGCCGAGCATCTGCCGTTGTCCGACTCGTCGTTCGACGCCGTCATCTGTGAGTGCTCGTTCTGCACATTTCCCGACAAGCTCGCCGCCGCGCGGGAGATCTTCCGGGTGCTCCGTCCGGGCGGCAGGTTCGGCCTCGCCGACCTGGTCCGATCGGGGCCGCTACCGGCCGAGCTCGTGGGCCTGCTCGGCTGGGTGGCCTGCATCGCCGACGCTCGGCCGGTCGCTGAATACCGCTCGACGCTTGAGGCATGCGGTTTCGTGGTCGAGCTGGTCGAGCATCACGACACCGCGCTCGCCACCCTGGTTGACGGCATCCGCCGCCGGCTCGTCGGGGCTCAGCTCGCGTCGACTCTGGGCAAGCTGGATCTGCCTGGGATCGACCTGGCGGCCGCAACGTCGCTGGCCAGGGGCGCGGCACGGGCCATCGAAGACCGCCGCCTCGGCTACGCCCTGCTGTTGGCGGCCAAGCCGGCACCAGGTTGGCCCGGTCGATGATGAAAGGCGCTGCTCACGAGCCGGCTGAACGCAGCGTGCGGAGCGTGAGCAGGATCTGGGCCGCGGCCGACGCGTAGCGAACTGCGATCGGTCTGGGGTAGTCGATGGCGCGGCCGCGCCCGAAATACGCGGCCGAAATTCCCGCCGCGGACACCGCGAACAGAGTGATCGGCGCCCAGCGCAGCCATCGGTTCGACTCCCAGCGCAACGCCAACCAGCACCAGAAGGCACCATCGGCGATCGGATCGGCGAAGGCCCCGAACGCGGACTCGCTCCCCTGTCGGGCAATGCGGCCGTCAGCGAGGTCGGTCGCCAAAGCGACCAGCGACGTCCAGCGAGAATCCGGCCGGAGCGCGGGTAGCAGGGCTCGGAGCAGGGTCAGTCGATTCGGCCACCCCAAAGAGGAACGCTCGCCGAGTAGGCCGAGGTGAGTGATGCACAGCCACCAGGACGCCAGCGCCCACCGCCGGCTGCCGCCGGCACCCGCGAGCAGATGAAGAGCGGTCACCTCGATCGCGGCGGCCGGCCGGATCCGAATCTGACCGGCCGAACGGACGAGGCTGCGGCCGAAGAAGCGGACCCACGCGAGAGGGCCAAACCTGTGGGCGGCCAGCTCGCCGAGGACATCGTCCACGAACTGGCGACCGGCATCGGGTCGCACGATGGCCTTGCGCGTGGCGAGCCACGGCATGGGAGTGACTGGCGGGCCGATTCCGTCCGCTCGGCGAACCACGCCGCCACGATAGTCGCCGCCTGCGTGTGAGGCGTGACGGAGATCACGTTCTCCGCCGGGGTTTCATCGATGATGGGGTCGTGGCCGGTGTCTCAAGAGCCGATCGCTACGACCTGGTCGTGATCGGCGGCGGGTCGGCCGGCCTGACCGCCGCGGGCTTCGCCGCCCAGATCGGAGCCAGGGTGCTCATCGCCGCGGAGCGGCTGGGGGGCGACTGCACCTGGACCGGCTGCATTCCCTCCAAGGCCCTGATCCGCGCCGCCCGACTGGCTCACGAAGGGCGCCGCGCCGCCGCGATGGGTATCGGGACTCCAGAACTCCGGTTGGACTTCGCGCGCGTGATGGCCGAGGTGCACGCCGTCATCGCCCGGGTCTACTCGTACGAAACGCCGGAGGCGCTGGCGAAGCGTGGAGTGGAGGTCGCGATCGGCCCGGTCCGCTTCCTCGACCGCGAGACGGCGGAGGTCGGCGATCGCAGGGTGCACGGTGAACATTTCGTCGTCTGCACGGGCGCGCACCCGACCATCCCGCCGATTCCGGGACTCGGCGGTGTCACCTACCTCACGTACGAGTCTCTGTTCGACCTCGAGCGCCTGCCCGCGAGCCTGATCGTCGTCGGAGCCGGCCCGACCGGCGTCGAGAGCGCACAGGCCTTGGCCAGATTCGGCTCCCGGGTCACCGTGATCGACCAGCGCGGTTCGGTGCTGCCGGATGCGGACCCGGAAGCCGGCGCGGTCATCCGGCGCCGCCTCGATTCGGAGGGAGTCACCGTTCAGACGTCTGCGGTTGTGACCCGCGTGGCGGCACAAGCCGCAGGGGTGGTGG of the bacterium genome contains:
- a CDS encoding CDP-alcohol phosphatidyltransferase family protein: MPWLATRKAIVRPDAGRQFVDDVLGELAAHRFGPLAWVRFFGRSLVRSAGQIRIRPAAAIEVTALHLLAGAGGSRRWALASWWLCITHLGLLGERSSLGWPNRLTLLRALLPALRPDSRWTSLVALATDLADGRIARQGSESAFGAFADPIADGAFWCWLALRWESNRWLRWAPITLFAVSAAGISAAYFGRGRAIDYPRPIAVRYASAAAQILLTLRTLRSAGS
- a CDS encoding radical SAM protein, which codes for MADVVVSGVKKDADHVFLELTRSICPTCRRVIDAQVLLRSGKVFMRKRCPEHGTFEALVYGDSDAYVRLARFNKPGTIPLAFNAEVREGCPHDCGLCPEHQQHTCLGIIEVNSACNMSCPLCFANAGHGFNLTLAEVEEILDNLVRTEGAPEVVQFSGGEPSIHPQIVEMLRAAKERPIRNVMLNTNGKRIARDDRFLAELAEIRPAIYFQFDGFEERTYEALRGEAGILPEKLRALDRLAEARCPVVLVPAVERGVNEHEVGRIVEFAIAHPAVFGVNFQPAFHAGRHLDHDPNCRLTIPDILRGLEEQTKGLFKISDFVPVPCCFPTCNSVTYAVVEGDKVTPITRLLDVDDYLDYIANRVLPDEQAIRQALEGLWSSSAVPGGDRAAQNFATACAACGLPGAGWEDVRERMFMVMLQDFMDPWTFNQKNVMKCCKEILLPGGHQIPFCAYNNVGYREQARAQLAERERGRRQAARRGMAFEPAPIRFDFSSERST
- a CDS encoding NAD(P)/FAD-dependent oxidoreductase → MAGVSRADRYDLVVIGGGSAGLTAAGFAAQIGARVLIAAERLGGDCTWTGCIPSKALIRAARLAHEGRRAAAMGIGTPELRLDFARVMAEVHAVIARVYSYETPEALAKRGVEVAIGPVRFLDRETAEVGDRRVHGEHFVVCTGAHPTIPPIPGLGGVTYLTYESLFDLERLPASLIVVGAGPTGVESAQALARFGSRVTVIDQRGSVLPDADPEAGAVIRRRLDSEGVTVQTSAVVTRVAAQAAGVVVEVGASRLEADALLLATGRRPFVAALALEHAGVEVDEGAIRVDRNLRTTNPHVYAAGDVTGGFQFTHYAAWQGYVAARNALLPGAQEGLRSNIPWAVFTDPEVAQAGLSEAEARAQLGDVKVHRLELELVDRAQTEDGREGFLKLVTRAGGRLIGATAVSRAAGETINELALAIDRGLTVSDLASTIHAYPTFGSAVQQLAAEAAFEAAATGIRGHALRTIRRLS
- a CDS encoding Crp/Fnr family transcriptional regulator, with amino-acid sequence MQPAPTGRTSTLVGMGDKLGFMRRLNLFEQMSEAEVEQISRELKMRHCRAHETVFEGTPDRVYLLKAGHVRLYRLSSEGEDVTTAMLEPGQLFGLSALFGGGNEDLSAEALDDIYVCEAGAPDFLAILARHPLLMAKVMMAMAKQMFRLERTIEGLAREPVDSRLARLVVDMLGAAERLPEGQLLPVLGREEMAKIAITTRESVSRTLSAWSKKGIVELRGRRILVRDPERLRRLIHISDD
- a CDS encoding FAD-dependent oxidoreductase, with the protein product MADIKVYGAPWCPDCKRSKRFLAEHRVPYQWIDIDDDAEGLRWVEELQNGGRTIPTIVFPDGGHLLEPSDEELARKLGLKLEADREFYDLAIVGGGPAGLAAAIYAAREGIDAVIIDRSALGGQAGVTERIENYPGFPEGIGGAELADRFVAQARRYGIELVAAVGVEGIAPEEGDVLLRLSNGQQVCAHAALLATGSSYRKLGVPGEEGLIGAGVHFCATCDGPFYKGAEELLVVGGGNSGLEEGLFLSQFAKRIRIVEFAPELKASKLLQDKVRSHPRFTVHTNTQVVELKGEPKLKEVVARDRATGAEHHWNPAAAFVFIGLDPNTGFLEGAVELDRWGFVVTQEHRTSMTGVFSAGDVRAGSTKQLGAAVGEGIAALLDIRQYLQEHHHVIPHTVNA
- a CDS encoding DUF427 domain-containing protein codes for the protein MAFLSRLISPRSQPPAARLYRATWNGAVLAESADTVVVEGNHYFPRADVRAENLRPSTTHTTCHWKGVASYHDVVVGDRVNRDAAWYYPKPSAAADRIKDRVAFWHGVTIEPVAG
- a CDS encoding DMT family transporter, which produces MHVWLPLAAMALVAWSLQRLLSKIALKTLTTAKFYLLSATISLFVYLPYLLFHPPAASELLPALGLACLMAVTFWVTTEAIRRGPLGVVSPVTALSPALTAALAIGLIGERPGWLAYAGIAIAPAGVALLSAPGGKTDVEKPGWMALAIASLVLQGLGAFVAKLVVTPAGPSALLLMGAGVQVLVGLALAPPWRWTLQELSGRPALYTVFAYSIAGIATIGYLSALASGPAAVVVPLVSTSPALAGILGVVLLKERLRRRQLAGLLVALVGAALLAGEG
- a CDS encoding class I SAM-dependent methyltransferase → MNEGVRMVEARELKACCAQLYSNDWVRTLAGESLHPGGLELTRRLGRLLGLGPGRALLDVACGYGSSALWLAGELDCEVTGVDYAQPSIATARREAAASAVPARARFLSADAEHLPLSDSSFDAVICECSFCTFPDKLAAAREIFRVLRPGGRFGLADLVRSGPLPAELVGLLGWVACIADARPVAEYRSTLEACGFVVELVEHHDTALATLVDGIRRRLVGAQLASTLGKLDLPGIDLAAATSLARGAARAIEDRRLGYALLLAAKPAPGWPGR
- a CDS encoding redoxin domain-containing protein, encoding MASYARTWDRFVNEGVSLAGISVDPVENNRAMVDKLLLPFPLLSDPEGRVIKAWGVWTDGEGGIARPSIFAVRSDGRVAWRYVGNDYADRPADDELLDSVRGGD
- a CDS encoding redoxin domain-containing protein, whose product is MRRAGKRSDVDEAIDFELSDQDGKSWHLADHLARGPVLLVFYRGDW